The following are from one region of the Magallana gigas chromosome 6, xbMagGiga1.1, whole genome shotgun sequence genome:
- the LOC105327147 gene encoding uncharacterized protein, with the protein MNQWDSYCTSGKMFFRVALFCILLPLVISWEQSFVDREEAEELRKSVVYLSSYNCDLSPSVCPPENTHSYHPTSCPYVNRRDAQIEIMQMDEVSDVMCLQGVWYASDLEAIVERTSANFPYSYSFLHDTTGRFNSTRIPHPPCNEKDTKILKIIDECEFKECHYSSYRTKIFKCIEEICKVKNIMQEMSETCLGCIFQGTERGNFMECTKPAYAFNPTGLLVLSRYKILKNQHKLYHPYTNVDSTGHKSSSEIIQRGYLDIEVNHIGRVICTHLTEKFGEEYVEVANTFRSYREKNFDEFDTLYKLLHNVPRTIVMGDLNASPSLSKGSIAPQFPENLEVLRDIGFQDPVSDSHKNTQADCSYCCGNFLVMKPEIGVCSKTSPSIGYIFDHVMVRGYEVVDTEEDYLKNNAVYRIFLVNTQGSAMSRHYGFTVPVIIG; encoded by the exons ATGAATCAGTGGGACAGCTACTGTACGTCAG gaAAGATGTTTTTTCGAGTAgcactgttttgtattttgctGCCGTTGGTCATCTCGTGGGAACAGAGTTTTGTCGACAGGGAAGAAGCCGAAGAGCTGAGAAAATCTGTGGTGTATTTGTCTTCTTACAACTGTGACCTTTCCCCATCCGTCTGTCCGCCCGAGAACACCCACTCCTATCACCCCACTTCCTGTCCGTACGTGAATCGCAGAGACGCCCAGATCGAAATCATGCAGATGGATGAGGTATCTGATGTGATGTGcttacag GGTGTTTGGTATGCCAGCGACTTGGAAGCCATTGTAGAGAGAACATCAGCTAATTTCCCGTATTCTTACAGTTTCTTACATGACACAACCGGTCGATTCAATAGCACCAGAATACCACACCCACCATGTAACGAAAAAGATACCAAAATCTTGAAAATCATCGACGAATGCGAATTCAAAGAATGCCATTATTCGTCTTACAGAACTAAGATATTCAAATGCATTGAAGAAATTTGCAAGGTTAAGAATATCATGCAAGAGATGTCAGAGACCTGTCTGGGTTGCATATTTCAAGGTACAGAAAGAGGTAACTTTATGGAATGCACGAAGCCTGCGTATGCATTTAATCCCACTGGACTCTTGGTGTTGAGTAGGTAcaagatattaaaaaatcagCACAAGCTGTATCACCCTTACACCAACGTTGACAGTACGGGTCACAAAAGTTCATCCGAGATCATACAGCGAGGATATCTGGATATTGAG GTGAATCACATCGGGCGTGTCATATGCACTCACTTAACGGAGAAATTTGGGGAGGAGTACGTGGAAG tTGCGAACACTTTCCGGAGTTATAGGGAGAAAAATTTTGACGAATTTGACACGTTGTATAAGTTGCTGCATAATGTTCCCCGAACAATAGTGATGGGCGACTTAAACGCTAGTCCATCTCTCTCCAAGGGAAGCATTGCTCCACAGTTCCCCGAGAATCTGGAAGTCCTTCGAGACATTGGATTTCAAGATCCTGTTTCTGATTCACACAAAAACACCCAGGCCGATTGTTCTTACTGCTGTGGGAATTTCCTCGTCATGAAACCGGAAATAGGAGTCTGTTCAAAGACTAGTCCATCCATTGGCTATATATTTGATCACGTGATGGTTAGGGGATATGAGGTAGTGGATACGGAAGAAGactatttgaaaaataatgca GTTTATCGGATTTTCCTCGTCAATACGCAGGGATCGGCCATGTCTAGACACTATGGATTTACTGTCCCCGTCATTATCGGCTAA